One Phoenix dactylifera cultivar Barhee BC4 unplaced genomic scaffold, palm_55x_up_171113_PBpolish2nd_filt_p 001383F, whole genome shotgun sequence genomic window carries:
- the LOC120108532 gene encoding UPF0481 protein At3g47200-like — protein sequence MDSQSFLEMLMLDSCFILFALSFNYGLAKVVPMLVGLPALPWAQRDIVRASELVKTDLLLLNNQIPFFILEDVFKMKNDICPKEKKRNGGNEGNGSIRKDALDFFDFLDLGRNSSKDPEKGKVDHLLDLYHMYLEPPVHPGGSLLGDILPFIDPPRSLPSATELQRKSAVNFKVKEMEPEIVLDVTTRKSGDIQMPALRVEDHTNILLHNLISFEQPLGTLDSYVTAYVAFLDHIVQREEDVELLENSGVLEHRLTSSAEVVALFRQLHYVIDHYKTPGYLARVYEEVNRCCDSKWRQMYADAKQRYCSNVWLSISFVAGIALSVPTLIETIYAIIGYYEKLNGTAAI from the coding sequence ATGGATTCCCAAAGTTTTTTGGAGATGTTAATGCTTGATAGCTGCTTCATCTTGTTTGCGCTTTCATTTAATTATGGTCTTGCCAAGGTAGTCCCTATGCTGGTGGGCTTACCCGCTCTACCATGGGCACAACGTGATATAGTGCGGGCATCGGAGCTTGTCAAGACTGACTTGCTGTTGCTCAACAACCAAATCCCTTTCTTTATCCTTGAGGATGTTTTCAagatgaaaaatgatatttgcccaaaagaaaagaagcgAAATGGAGGCAATGAAGGCAACGGTTCAATCAGAAAAGATGCTCtcgatttttttgattttctcgATTTAGGAAGGAACAGTTCGAAAGACCCAGAAAAAGGGAAGGTTGATCATCTGCTTGATTTGTACCACATGTATTTGGAGCCACCGGTGCATCCTGGTGGAAGCTTGCTTGGAGATATTCTTCCATTTATCGATCCACCGCGATCTCTCCCCAGCGCAACGGAGCTCCAACGAAAGTCTGCGGTGAATTTTAAGGTGAAAGAAATGGAGCCAGAAATTGTACTCGACGTAACGACGCGCAAATCTGGAGATATCCAGATGCCGGCATTGCGCGTCGAGGACCATACCAATATTCTCCTCCATAATCTAATCAGCTTTGAGCAGCCTCTTGGCACCCTGGACTCGTACGTCACAGCCTACGTCGCATTCTTGGATCACATCGTGCAGAGAGAAGAAGACGTGGAGCTGCTTGAAAATAGTGGGGTGTTGGAGCACAGATTGACCAGCTCTGCGGAGGTGGTCGCTCTCTTCAGGCAATTACATTATGTGATCGATCATTATAAGACGCCGGGTTACTTGGCTAGGGTATACGAGGAGGTGAATCGTTGTTGCGACAGCAAGTGGCGCCAAATGTATGCCGATGCGAAGCAACGTTATTGCTCCAATGTATGGCTGAGCATCTCGTTTGTTGCCGGTATCGCTCTGTCAGTTCCCACCCTCATCGAGACCATCTACGCCATCATCGGCTACTATGAAAAATTGAATGGCACCGCTGCTATCTAG